A region of Paenibacillus thiaminolyticus DNA encodes the following proteins:
- a CDS encoding polysaccharide deacetylase family protein — MKRVRKRLERAARIGTICLVAIALLFVAPETSVHKGKAAGKVAGDEAVQQRHPAAVAMEELKPMPANAAVKPVRKDRAYFEERGDIVWEVPSAGKRIALTFDDGPDPKNTPAILELLKQHDAKATFFLVGWRVKDNPELVKRTVREGHEVGNHSYYHKYFRRGISAAEIKEDMMKAHRVIKEVTGTAPHLYRPPGGYYNQQLVDVAHANDYRIVMWSWHQDTKDWSSPGVQRIVNKVLNSARNGDIVLMHDFAEGRAQTVEALKTILPELKKRGYSLVTVSELMSHRVKGELKTPRK, encoded by the coding sequence ATGAAGCGCGTAAGGAAACGCCTGGAGCGTGCGGCACGAATCGGGACGATCTGTCTTGTGGCTATAGCCTTGCTGTTCGTGGCGCCGGAGACGAGTGTACATAAAGGGAAGGCTGCAGGAAAAGTTGCCGGCGATGAGGCCGTCCAACAGAGACACCCTGCTGCTGTGGCTATGGAAGAACTGAAGCCAATGCCGGCGAATGCAGCTGTGAAGCCGGTACGCAAAGATCGGGCTTACTTCGAGGAGCGGGGAGATATCGTATGGGAGGTGCCGTCAGCCGGCAAGCGAATTGCCCTTACCTTTGATGATGGCCCTGATCCCAAAAATACGCCTGCCATTCTGGAGCTGCTGAAGCAGCATGACGCCAAGGCTACCTTTTTCCTGGTTGGTTGGCGGGTGAAGGATAATCCGGAATTGGTGAAGCGTACCGTCCGTGAAGGACATGAGGTCGGGAACCACTCGTATTACCATAAATATTTCCGCCGCGGGATATCGGCCGCCGAGATCAAGGAGGATATGATGAAGGCACACCGGGTGATCAAAGAGGTGACCGGAACGGCCCCTCACTTGTATCGCCCGCCCGGCGGTTACTATAATCAGCAGCTGGTTGATGTCGCTCATGCCAACGATTACCGCATCGTCATGTGGTCATGGCATCAGGACACGAAGGACTGGAGCTCGCCCGGGGTGCAGCGCATCGTCAATAAAGTACTGAATTCGGCCCGAAATGGAGATATCGTGCTGATGCATGATTTCGCGGAGGGCCGTGCGCAGACGGTGGAGGCGTTGAAGACGATATTGCCGGAACTTAAAAAGCGGGGCTACTCCCTGGTCACGGTCTCCGAGTTGATGTCGCACCGGGTTAAGGGAGAATTAAAAACGCCCCGCAAATAA
- the sufD gene encoding Fe-S cluster assembly protein SufD, with the protein MSTQITLPVNRDAVANLSARNNEPAWLSEFRLQALDKAATLDNPIFEKTKIDRWNLDAYGQYAEGAAADSFAALPEGARAVFGEGANPENVLVQHNSAVVYNKLNAELAAKGVIFTDLHTAAREHEELVKPHLMQAVKADEHRIAALHAALWNGGVFLYVPRNVEVDVPVQALFYTDDSKATFAPHVLIVADVNSRVNYVDNYVSGPLSEPVMHNGVVEVFVKPGAKVTYASIHHFGEATTDISFRRAIVENDGRVEWVVGEMNNGNGASDTSSILNGNGSTSDAKVICVGNGEQKLNITTKAVHIGLGSESDMITRAVMRESASSIINGITKIEKGASKSNGQQTERVLMLSPTARGDANPILLIDEDDVKAGHAASAGQVNPEQVYYLMSRGVSKEEAENLIIRGFLAPVVAELPNEHLQDLLRRYIERKLGQ; encoded by the coding sequence ATGAGCACGCAAATAACTTTACCAGTGAACCGGGATGCGGTAGCCAACCTTTCCGCCCGCAACAATGAACCGGCATGGTTGTCCGAGTTCCGGCTGCAGGCCTTGGATAAGGCGGCAACACTGGATAACCCGATATTTGAAAAAACGAAAATCGACCGCTGGAATCTGGACGCATACGGCCAGTATGCCGAAGGTGCAGCGGCTGACAGCTTCGCAGCCCTCCCGGAAGGGGCACGCGCCGTATTCGGCGAAGGGGCGAATCCGGAAAATGTGCTGGTACAGCATAATTCCGCGGTCGTGTACAATAAGCTGAACGCCGAACTGGCTGCCAAAGGCGTCATTTTCACGGATCTGCATACGGCGGCCCGCGAGCATGAAGAGCTCGTTAAGCCGCATCTGATGCAAGCCGTTAAGGCTGACGAGCACCGGATTGCGGCGCTGCATGCCGCACTGTGGAACGGCGGCGTATTCCTGTACGTGCCCCGCAATGTAGAAGTGGACGTACCGGTGCAAGCTTTGTTCTATACCGATGATTCCAAGGCTACGTTCGCCCCGCATGTCTTGATTGTGGCGGACGTGAACAGCCGGGTGAACTATGTTGATAATTACGTGTCAGGCCCGTTAAGCGAGCCTGTCATGCATAACGGCGTAGTTGAAGTGTTCGTCAAGCCGGGAGCGAAGGTGACCTACGCTTCGATTCACCACTTTGGCGAAGCGACGACCGATATTTCGTTCCGCCGGGCTATCGTCGAGAATGACGGCCGCGTCGAGTGGGTCGTGGGCGAGATGAACAACGGCAACGGAGCTTCCGATACAAGCTCGATTCTGAACGGCAACGGCTCGACCTCGGACGCGAAGGTGATCTGTGTCGGGAACGGAGAGCAGAAGCTGAACATTACGACGAAGGCTGTCCATATCGGCCTCGGTTCCGAGAGCGATATGATCACCCGCGCCGTAATGCGCGAATCCGCCTCTTCGATCATCAACGGAATTACGAAGATTGAGAAGGGTGCTTCCAAATCGAACGGACAACAGACCGAACGCGTGCTCATGCTGAGCCCGACAGCCCGCGGCGACGCTAACCCGATTCTTCTCATCGATGAGGATGACGTCAAGGCAGGACACGCCGCGTCCGCCGGGCAAGTGAACCCGGAGCAAGTCTATTACTTGATGTCCCGCGGCGTATCCAAGGAGGAAGCGGAGAACCTGATTATTCGCGGGTTCCTGGCCCCGGTCGTGGCCGAACTGCCGAACGAGCATCTGCAGGATCTGCTGCGCCGCTACATCGAAAGGAAGTTAGGACAATGA
- the mtnK gene encoding S-methyl-5-thioribose kinase, translating to MTYHTAYRPLGLEDAVALARGIEGLFPPDMPLHCEEIGDGNLNLVFRVIGVAEGTDDATPSRRIIIKQALPYAKVVGESWPLTLDRARIESEALQTQGRLVPHLVPKVYAYDPELALTVMEDLSDHAIMRHGLMQSASYPLFAEHIAEFMAHTLFFTSDLGCNQQEKKRIAAAFTNPELCKITEDLIFDDPYTDSPNNNCEEALREDHRSLQEDQALHLEVMLLREKFLTQAQALLHGDLHTGSIFVTPESTKVIDPEFAYYGPIGFDVGAVLANLLLNAAGHEYWSTDEGARKQHRAYLLAMAEAVWTGFETRFRSLWNEHGIDRLSFTPGYQDLYMERILQDAVGYSGCKIIRRIVGLSHVADIDRIEDDAIRLRAQRMALRIGKTFILSNRSVRSIRDAITAAKSAIANEYAHDRS from the coding sequence ATGACTTATCACACAGCTTACCGTCCTTTGGGCCTGGAGGATGCCGTGGCCTTGGCTCGCGGGATCGAAGGACTGTTCCCGCCCGATATGCCTCTTCATTGCGAGGAAATCGGCGACGGAAATTTGAATTTGGTGTTTCGGGTAATTGGCGTTGCAGAGGGAACGGATGATGCGACTCCCTCCCGACGTATTATTATCAAGCAGGCGCTCCCGTATGCAAAAGTCGTGGGAGAATCGTGGCCGCTCACTTTGGATCGGGCCCGCATCGAAAGCGAAGCCCTGCAGACTCAAGGAAGGCTCGTCCCTCATCTCGTTCCGAAGGTCTATGCGTACGATCCGGAACTGGCGCTCACTGTGATGGAAGATCTGAGCGATCATGCGATTATGCGCCACGGGCTGATGCAATCCGCTTCGTATCCGCTGTTCGCTGAACATATTGCGGAATTCATGGCGCATACGTTGTTCTTCACCTCGGACCTGGGCTGCAATCAGCAGGAGAAAAAGCGAATCGCGGCTGCGTTCACCAACCCCGAGCTGTGCAAAATAACCGAGGATCTGATCTTCGATGATCCTTATACCGATTCACCGAACAATAATTGCGAAGAAGCGCTGCGCGAGGATCACCGCAGCCTTCAGGAGGATCAGGCCCTTCATCTCGAAGTGATGCTGCTGCGGGAAAAGTTCCTGACACAGGCCCAGGCTCTGCTGCATGGCGATCTCCATACTGGCAGCATCTTCGTCACGCCGGAGTCAACTAAGGTGATCGATCCGGAATTCGCCTATTATGGACCGATCGGCTTCGATGTTGGAGCGGTCCTGGCCAATCTGCTGCTCAATGCGGCCGGGCATGAATATTGGAGTACGGATGAAGGCGCCCGGAAGCAGCACCGTGCCTATTTGCTGGCAATGGCTGAAGCCGTCTGGACCGGGTTCGAGACCCGCTTCCGCTCGCTGTGGAACGAGCACGGCATCGATCGGCTTTCATTTACCCCCGGATATCAGGATCTTTATATGGAACGAATTTTGCAGGATGCGGTCGGTTATTCCGGCTGCAAAATCATTCGCCGCATTGTCGGCCTCTCGCATGTCGCAGACATTGACCGCATTGAGGATGATGCAATCCGGCTGCGGGCGCAACGGATGGCGCTGCGCATCGGCAAGACATTCATCCTCTCCAACCGGTCTGTCCGCTCCATTCGAGATGCTATCACAGCAGCCAAGTCGGCTATCGCGAACGAGTATGCCCATGACCGTTCCTAA
- the sufC gene encoding Fe-S cluster assembly ATPase SufC: protein MATEFVINGLKATIEGKEILKGISLSMKGGEVHAIMGPNGTGKSTLASALMGHPKYEVTEGTATLDGEDVLEMDVDERARAGLFLAMQYPSEIAGVTNSDFLRSAINARRGEGNEISLIKFIRQMESKMKELEMNEEFAHRYLNEGFSGGEKKRNEILQMMMLDPKIVVLDEIDSGLDIDALKIVANGVNAMRSEERGFLIITHYQRLLNYVKPDFVHVMMQGRIVKSGGPELAERLEAEGYDWIKEELGIADETVGQDA, encoded by the coding sequence ATGGCAACAGAATTCGTCATTAATGGTTTGAAAGCGACCATTGAAGGTAAAGAGATCCTGAAAGGCATCAGCCTCTCGATGAAGGGCGGGGAAGTGCACGCTATCATGGGGCCGAACGGAACAGGGAAGAGTACGTTGGCATCCGCACTGATGGGCCACCCTAAATATGAAGTAACCGAAGGCACCGCAACCCTTGACGGCGAAGATGTGCTGGAAATGGATGTCGATGAGCGCGCACGCGCGGGGCTGTTCCTTGCGATGCAATATCCGAGCGAGATTGCCGGCGTTACGAATTCCGATTTCCTGCGCAGCGCCATCAACGCGCGCCGCGGGGAAGGCAACGAGATCTCCCTCATCAAGTTCATCCGCCAGATGGAATCGAAGATGAAGGAATTGGAGATGAATGAAGAGTTCGCTCATCGTTATTTGAATGAAGGCTTCTCCGGCGGGGAGAAGAAGCGCAACGAGATTCTTCAAATGATGATGCTCGATCCGAAAATCGTCGTCCTTGACGAGATCGATTCCGGTCTGGATATCGACGCGTTGAAAATCGTGGCGAACGGCGTGAATGCGATGCGCAGCGAAGAGCGCGGCTTCTTGATTATTACTCACTATCAACGGTTGCTGAACTACGTCAAGCCTGACTTCGTTCACGTCATGATGCAGGGCCGCATCGTCAAATCCGGCGGACCTGAACTGGCAGAGCGGCTTGAAGCAGAAGGCTACGACTGGATTAAGGAAGAGCTTGGCATCGCCGATGAGACGGTTGGACAAGACGCCTAA
- the sufB gene encoding Fe-S cluster assembly protein SufB — protein sequence MAKEMPELEEYKYGFRDNHQSIFQSGKGLTPEIVREISKIKDEPEWMLDFRLKSLKQFEKMPLPRWGGDLDELDFNDIQYYVRPSEKQGKTWEEVPAEIKETFDKLGIPEAEQKFLAGVSAQYESEVVYHSMQKDLEEQGVIFMDTDSALREHPEIFKEHFGTVVPPADNKFAALNSAVWSGGSFIYVPKGVKCEIPLQAYFRINSENMGQFERTLIIADEDSFVHYVEGCTAPIYSTNSLHSAVVEIIVKKNARVRYTTIQNWAPNIYNLVTKRAVCEENANMEWVDGNIGSKLTMKYPAVILKGRGAKGSVLSIAVAGKGQHQDAGAKMLHLAPDTTSTIVSKSISKHGGKVTYRGIASFGRNSEGSKANVKCDTLIMDNQSTSDTIPYNEVMNDNIQLEHEATVSKVSEDQLFYLMSRGLTEDEATQMIVMGFIEPFTKELPMEYAVEMNRLIKLEMEGSIG from the coding sequence ATGGCGAAAGAAATGCCAGAACTTGAGGAATATAAATATGGCTTTCGCGATAATCACCAATCCATTTTCCAATCCGGCAAAGGATTGACGCCGGAAATCGTTCGAGAAATCTCGAAGATTAAAGACGAACCGGAATGGATGCTGGATTTCCGCTTGAAGTCGCTGAAGCAATTTGAGAAGATGCCGCTTCCGCGTTGGGGCGGCGACCTGGATGAGTTGGATTTCAACGATATTCAATATTATGTTCGTCCTTCCGAGAAGCAAGGCAAGACGTGGGAGGAAGTGCCGGCGGAGATTAAGGAGACGTTCGACAAGCTGGGAATTCCGGAAGCGGAGCAGAAGTTCCTGGCCGGCGTATCCGCGCAGTATGAGTCCGAAGTCGTCTACCACAGCATGCAAAAGGATCTCGAAGAGCAAGGCGTTATCTTCATGGATACCGATTCGGCCTTGCGCGAGCATCCGGAAATTTTCAAGGAGCACTTCGGCACGGTCGTTCCTCCGGCGGACAACAAGTTCGCTGCCTTGAACAGCGCCGTATGGTCCGGGGGCAGCTTCATCTATGTACCGAAGGGAGTCAAATGCGAAATCCCGCTGCAGGCGTATTTCCGCATCAACTCCGAGAACATGGGGCAATTCGAGCGCACGCTCATCATCGCCGACGAAGACAGCTTCGTGCACTATGTAGAAGGCTGCACGGCTCCTATCTACAGCACGAACTCCCTGCATAGCGCGGTCGTCGAGATTATTGTGAAGAAGAATGCCCGCGTTCGCTATACGACGATTCAGAACTGGGCACCGAATATTTACAACCTGGTTACGAAGCGTGCGGTCTGCGAAGAGAACGCGAACATGGAATGGGTGGATGGCAACATCGGATCCAAGCTGACGATGAAGTACCCTGCCGTTATTTTGAAGGGACGCGGAGCCAAAGGCTCGGTCCTGTCCATCGCGGTAGCGGGCAAAGGCCAGCACCAGGATGCAGGCGCGAAAATGCTGCATCTGGCGCCGGACACGACATCGACGATCGTATCCAAATCGATCTCGAAGCACGGCGGCAAAGTAACGTATCGCGGCATCGCGTCCTTCGGCCGGAATTCCGAAGGCTCCAAGGCCAATGTCAAATGCGATACGCTCATCATGGATAATCAATCCACGTCCGATACGATTCCGTATAACGAAGTCATGAATGACAATATTCAATTGGAGCATGAGGCGACCGTATCCAAGGTGTCGGAGGATCAACTGTTCTATCTGATGAGCCGCGGATTGACGGAAGACGAAGCGACCCAAATGATCGTCATGGGCTTCATTGAGCCGTTCACGAAGGAATTGCCGATGGAATATGCGGTTGAGATGAACCGTCTCATCAAGCTCGAAATGGAAGGCAGTATCGGGTAA
- a CDS encoding Dps family protein has product MTNQKLQQMLNQQVANLNLMYVKLHNYHWFVKGDLFFTLHEKFEEFYDEITEKMDEVAERLLTIGGKPYASLKEYAANATIPEARGNETAEEMVKQLIDDFNQLITEFGEALKEADSIGDNVTNDMLIGMQGDLEKHIWMLSSYLGNASKAVHQMA; this is encoded by the coding sequence ATGACGAATCAAAAATTGCAGCAGATGTTAAACCAGCAAGTAGCCAACTTGAATCTGATGTATGTGAAGCTTCATAACTACCATTGGTTTGTAAAGGGCGATTTGTTCTTCACGCTTCATGAGAAGTTCGAAGAATTCTATGATGAGATTACGGAGAAAATGGATGAAGTGGCGGAAAGATTGCTCACGATCGGCGGCAAGCCTTACGCATCGCTGAAGGAGTATGCGGCGAACGCGACGATTCCGGAAGCGCGCGGCAACGAGACGGCCGAAGAGATGGTCAAGCAATTGATTGATGATTTCAATCAATTGATTACCGAATTCGGAGAAGCGTTGAAGGAAGCGGACAGCATCGGAGACAATGTGACGAATGATATGCTGATCGGCATGCAGGGCGATCTGGAGAAGCATATCTGGATGCTGAGCTCCTATCTTGGAAATGCCTCTAAAGCGGTCCATCAGATGGCGTAA
- a CDS encoding DUF4183 domain-containing protein, producing MLQPLNAYTVTEGLLQIDGIPEQGVPITLQLIRIILQPEL from the coding sequence ATGCTGCAGCCGCTCAACGCATACACCGTTACGGAAGGTCTCCTGCAAATCGATGGGATCCCCGAGCAGGGAGTACCCATCACCCTTCAACTCATCCGAATCATCTTGCAACCGGAACTATGA
- a CDS encoding cysteine desulfurase, with translation MIGRELRKQFPILNQEINGHPLVYLDNAATSQKPAAVIRAIQDYYERDNANVHRGVHTLGSRATDAYEGARETVARFIHARHPEEIVFTRGTTTALNLVASSYARSVCKEGDEIVLTPMEHHSNLIPWQQVAKATGATLKYIPLQEDGTIDLADVEQTVTDRAKIVSVTYASNVLGVINPVKDIAAIAHRHGAVMVVDGAQSTPHMRIDVQDLDCDFYTLSGHKMCGPTGIGALYGKKELLNKMEPVEFGGEMIDHVDLYESTWKEIPWRFEGGTPIIAGAVGLAAAITFLEEVGMDAIAAHEHELADYAVEQLSAIEGITIYGPKKNRIGLVTFNLDDVHPHDVATVLDAKGIAIRAGHHCCQPLMRWLQASATARASFYLYNTEEDIDRLAEALRATKEYFSDAIG, from the coding sequence ATGATAGGGCGCGAGCTTCGTAAGCAGTTTCCGATACTGAATCAGGAGATTAACGGTCACCCTCTCGTCTATTTGGACAATGCGGCTACATCGCAGAAGCCGGCAGCGGTTATCCGTGCTATTCAGGACTATTACGAACGGGACAATGCGAACGTCCACCGCGGCGTGCATACGCTCGGTTCCCGGGCAACGGACGCTTATGAAGGAGCGCGCGAGACAGTAGCCCGGTTCATTCATGCCCGGCATCCGGAAGAGATTGTGTTCACCCGCGGCACGACGACGGCGTTGAATCTGGTTGCCTCTTCGTATGCCCGCTCTGTGTGCAAGGAAGGCGACGAGATCGTCCTGACGCCGATGGAGCACCACAGCAATCTCATTCCGTGGCAGCAGGTTGCGAAGGCAACCGGCGCTACGTTGAAATATATTCCTCTGCAAGAGGATGGAACGATTGACCTGGCGGACGTGGAGCAGACCGTGACGGATCGGGCGAAGATCGTCTCCGTTACGTATGCCTCGAACGTGTTGGGCGTTATTAATCCGGTGAAGGACATCGCGGCTATCGCGCATCGCCACGGCGCCGTGATGGTGGTCGACGGGGCGCAGAGCACGCCGCATATGCGGATTGACGTTCAGGACTTGGATTGCGATTTCTACACGCTATCCGGGCATAAAATGTGCGGTCCGACAGGGATTGGAGCATTGTACGGCAAGAAAGAGCTGTTGAACAAGATGGAGCCTGTCGAGTTCGGCGGCGAAATGATTGATCATGTTGACTTGTATGAGTCGACATGGAAAGAGATTCCGTGGCGCTTCGAGGGCGGCACGCCGATCATTGCCGGAGCCGTCGGTCTGGCCGCGGCGATTACGTTCCTTGAAGAGGTCGGCATGGACGCCATTGCCGCTCATGAGCATGAGCTGGCGGATTATGCGGTCGAGCAGCTCTCCGCGATTGAAGGGATTACGATTTACGGTCCGAAGAAGAACCGGATCGGCCTCGTCACTTTCAATCTGGATGATGTTCATCCGCATGATGTGGCAACCGTTCTCGATGCGAAGGGAATCGCCATCCGCGCTGGCCACCATTGCTGCCAGCCGCTGATGCGCTGGCTGCAGGCAAGTGCGACGGCACGGGCAAGCTTCTATCTGTATAACACGGAAGAAGACATCGACCGTCTGGCAGAAGCCTTGCGGGCAACAAAGGAGTATTTCAGCGATGCAATTGGATGA
- the sufU gene encoding Fe-S cluster assembly sulfur transfer protein SufU yields the protein MQLDDLYRRVIMDHYKKPRNRGTFDSDAVTIELNNPTCGDRISLQLMVEDNKVVDARFTGEGCSISMSSASMMTDAVKGRTLEEAIEMAERFSSMVKGENVTFDEYEDIEALSGVCKFPARIKCATLAWNALRKGIEEPTK from the coding sequence ATGCAATTGGATGATTTGTACCGGCGCGTCATCATGGATCATTACAAAAAGCCGCGCAACCGCGGTACGTTCGATTCCGATGCGGTCACGATCGAATTGAACAATCCGACCTGCGGCGACCGCATTTCCTTGCAGCTCATGGTAGAGGATAATAAAGTCGTCGATGCCCGCTTCACCGGGGAGGGCTGCTCGATCAGTATGTCGAGCGCCTCGATGATGACCGACGCGGTCAAGGGCAGAACGTTGGAAGAAGCGATTGAGATGGCTGAACGATTCTCCTCCATGGTGAAAGGCGAGAACGTGACATTTGACGAGTATGAAGATATTGAAGCACTGTCTGGCGTATGCAAATTCCCGGCGCGGATCAAATGTGCGACGCTGGCCTGGAACGCGCTGCGCAAAGGGATTGAAGAGCCGACGAAATAA
- a CDS encoding YunC family protein produces the protein MMRMVPMAIEGMTVLGIEVKLPKTTLLAITTEEGYIMCGALDVGLLNEKLKDRRIVAGRAVGVRTLEQLLEAPLESVTVEAENRGIHSGMTGREALARMV, from the coding sequence ATGATGCGCATGGTACCAATGGCTATAGAAGGCATGACCGTTCTAGGCATTGAAGTGAAGCTTCCGAAGACGACGCTGCTCGCGATTACGACAGAGGAAGGATATATTATGTGCGGGGCGCTCGATGTCGGACTGTTGAATGAGAAGCTGAAGGATCGCCGTATTGTGGCGGGGCGTGCCGTCGGAGTCCGCACGCTGGAACAGTTGCTGGAAGCGCCGCTCGAATCGGTGACCGTCGAGGCGGAGAACCGGGGCATTCATAGCGGCATGACGGGGAGAGAAGCGCTCGCGCGGATGGTGTAG
- a CDS encoding HD-GYP domain-containing protein gives MNVKVHVLSVTDGDIVAKDIFNSHGLLVISAGTRLKEKDIALLLRHHLDFIDIEERQAESMTTLPQLVSSSRTDRLQSSYKEAVAGVEQLFYEAAAQGHIQDEQVEQTLTPLIHQIKEERDVVSLLLMMGAEDDCTYQHSVQVGMLSYYLAKWLNYNEADAVRVGKAGFLHEIGMALVEKDTPSLAAAGIQAGSQAGSQSEEEAEQMKKHTRFGCDLLRGTYDDEWLYLAALQHHERLDGSGYPSGLKEDEIHPVSRIVAIAAVYSEMTSICSGQPKQNLFCVLRDLHAMSFGQLDPTMTHTFIRNMIPNFLHKQARLNDGRTGIIVMSNQTELFRPLVQIDQEFVDLAQRRQLEIEHVYV, from the coding sequence ATGAACGTGAAGGTTCATGTCTTAAGCGTTACGGACGGCGATATCGTGGCGAAGGATATTTTTAATTCTCACGGGCTTCTTGTGATTTCCGCCGGAACGAGATTGAAGGAGAAGGATATCGCCCTGCTCCTGCGGCATCATCTTGATTTTATCGATATTGAAGAGAGACAAGCCGAATCAATGACAACGCTTCCACAATTAGTTTCCTCTTCCCGGACGGATCGGCTGCAGTCTTCCTATAAGGAAGCGGTCGCCGGAGTGGAGCAGTTATTCTATGAGGCGGCTGCCCAGGGTCATATACAAGATGAACAGGTGGAACAAACATTAACGCCGCTGATTCACCAGATCAAGGAGGAACGGGATGTCGTCTCCCTGCTCTTGATGATGGGAGCGGAAGATGATTGCACCTACCAGCATTCGGTCCAAGTCGGAATGCTGTCCTATTATTTAGCGAAGTGGTTGAATTATAATGAAGCGGATGCGGTGCGTGTTGGCAAGGCCGGCTTCCTTCATGAGATCGGCATGGCTCTAGTGGAGAAGGATACGCCGTCGCTGGCTGCGGCGGGAATTCAGGCAGGAAGTCAGGCAGGAAGCCAGAGCGAGGAAGAAGCCGAGCAAATGAAAAAGCACACCCGCTTCGGGTGCGACTTGCTACGAGGGACCTATGATGACGAATGGCTGTATTTGGCCGCGCTGCAGCATCACGAACGGCTAGATGGAAGCGGTTATCCGTCTGGCCTGAAGGAAGACGAGATTCATCCCGTCTCCCGTATCGTTGCCATTGCCGCTGTGTACAGTGAGATGACCTCGATCTGCAGCGGTCAGCCGAAGCAGAACCTGTTCTGCGTATTGCGGGATCTGCACGCGATGAGTTTTGGCCAATTGGATCCGACGATGACCCACACCTTTATCAGGAACATGATTCCGAACTTCCTGCACAAGCAAGCCCGTCTGAATGACGGCCGGACGGGAATCATCGTCATGTCGAATCAGACCGAACTGTTCCGCCCGCTCGTGCAAATCGATCAAGAGTTCGTCGACCTGGCACAGCGGAGACAGTTGGAAATCGAGCATGTCTACGTGTAA